A genomic segment from Methanomicrobium sp. W14 encodes:
- a CDS encoding uroporphyrinogen decarboxylase family protein, translating into MDADELRRERLERIETVIKGKEPDRVPVLVSTSVFHAHYAGYTSKDIIHNPELNVKAAVKTAKDFDFDSFAPLVGLEGSFLSIPFTCSSPSFGPSTRFMQASFHKVLKDDFTKWPGMELSDDASPQFIGKEVMKLNEYGDYIEDPVGFLHRTALPRMCQALKNPGSPEYNGAMAEFGAEVQKNSEASAKLFQALGECGYPLIPSANSYAPLDFISDFLRDIKNIVLDFYRNGDVVKKAVDVTTPLMIESAKVSGNIPPEAKKAFGTDIVECFFPLHLNEYLNPKLYKEFYWPSLLKVFKTVIDMGQTPYVIFEGRHDAHLETLLDIPKKKLIGFFDKTDPRKVREAVGDHVILMTGPPNSLLIGGTPQKVDDYIKSMLEDCKEGGMIITPGVDGGISGDAKPENVKALVEAVHKYGKY; encoded by the coding sequence ATGGATGCAGACGAACTACGTCGCGAAAGGCTTGAAAGAATTGAAACGGTTATTAAGGGAAAAGAGCCTGACAGGGTTCCTGTACTTGTTTCAACGAGCGTGTTTCATGCTCATTATGCAGGCTACACCTCAAAAGACATCATCCACAATCCCGAACTGAACGTGAAAGCAGCAGTAAAAACAGCCAAAGACTTTGACTTTGATTCTTTCGCCCCTCTTGTGGGACTAGAAGGGTCATTTCTGAGTATACCTTTTACGTGCTCTTCGCCCTCTTTCGGGCCTTCCACCAGGTTTATGCAGGCCTCATTTCACAAGGTCTTAAAGGACGACTTCACCAAATGGCCCGGAATGGAGCTTTCTGACGACGCCTCGCCACAGTTTATCGGAAAAGAGGTAATGAAGCTTAACGAGTACGGCGACTACATTGAAGACCCGGTAGGCTTTCTGCACAGGACTGCACTTCCGAGAATGTGCCAGGCCTTAAAAAATCCGGGGTCCCCCGAGTACAACGGGGCCATGGCGGAATTCGGTGCTGAAGTGCAGAAAAACTCTGAAGCGTCGGCAAAGCTTTTCCAGGCGCTTGGAGAGTGCGGTTATCCCCTGATACCATCCGCAAACAGCTATGCACCGCTGGACTTTATAAGCGACTTTCTGCGTGATATCAAAAACATTGTTCTTGATTTCTACAGAAATGGCGATGTGGTGAAAAAAGCGGTTGATGTAACGACTCCTCTTATGATAGAGTCCGCAAAAGTTTCCGGGAACATTCCTCCCGAAGCCAAAAAAGCGTTCGGGACTGATATAGTCGAGTGCTTTTTCCCTCTTCACTTAAACGAATACTTAAACCCGAAGCTTTACAAGGAGTTCTACTGGCCTTCCCTTCTGAAGGTATTCAAGACAGTCATAGACATGGGCCAGACACCTTATGTAATCTTTGAGGGAAGGCACGATGCCCACCTCGAGACTTTGCTTGACATCCCGAAAAAGAAGCTTATCGGTTTCTTTGATAAAACTGACCCGAGAAAAGTCAGGGAAGCAGTCGGTGACCACGTGATACTGATGACCGGCCCGCCGAACTCACTTCTCATCGGAGGAACACCCCAGAAGGTGGACGATTATATCAAGAGCATGCTTGAAGACTGCAAGGAGGGCGGTATGATTATAACGCCCGGAGTAGACGGAGGAATCTCCGGAGATGCAAAACCTGAAAACGTAAAAGCTCTTGTAGAGGCTGTTCACAAATACGGGAAATACTGA
- a CDS encoding ASKHA domain-containing protein produces MTFEPDGKTVSGSPRTLLDFALLGNVALRGECGGVGICGKCKVQIVKLYGTINGPTEKEKKHLSEKEIEEGYRLACQAKIDEGKATVYIPPESRTGKREISSAGLDEYIEPDSSVKKINSVLKKTTFEDIRTDYDRLCGKLSCSSKTEVSLKILEKLPELLRKSDWNVTAAICKNRIISLEKGDTCDKIFGIAVDIGSSKVICHLVNLITGETVERANSENPQVMFGEDIVSRITYASKEPENLKKLQRLVIDTINSLIDTVCKNGGVLHENIYELVFVGNSVMHHLFLGITPKYIGVAPFIPAVGNLISFQAKELGVNINEEGFITAVPLIGGFIGSDAVANLLITKIYETDEVSLVIDIGTNTEILLGNSKGIMACSTPSGPSFEGAHISSGMKAVSGAIESVKIEENDVTFTTIDNAKPKGICGSGIIDLVACMYNAGIITRTGKFKDKSNPRIKEGEKSPEYIIAEGKYTENGKDITITEKDINEFLLAKGSIRSGWKILHEKYGIDPMNVDKVYLAGSFGTHVNIENAITLGIIPGIDRKNIVFAGETAVGGAKIALKSLFERDKLEKILKEVEYIELSVESSFSSQYLKSIPITGA; encoded by the coding sequence ATAACATTCGAACCTGACGGGAAAACAGTATCCGGGTCCCCCCGGACTCTGCTTGACTTTGCGCTTTTGGGAAATGTCGCTCTGCGAGGAGAGTGTGGGGGAGTCGGTATCTGCGGGAAGTGCAAGGTACAGATAGTAAAGTTATACGGCACTATAAACGGGCCAACTGAAAAGGAGAAAAAACACCTTTCAGAAAAAGAGATTGAAGAAGGGTACAGGCTTGCATGCCAGGCAAAAATTGATGAAGGCAAAGCTACTGTATATATTCCGCCCGAAAGCCGTACGGGTAAGAGGGAAATCTCATCAGCCGGGCTTGACGAATATATAGAGCCCGACTCGTCAGTAAAAAAAATTAATTCAGTCCTTAAAAAAACCACTTTTGAAGATATAAGGACAGATTACGACAGGCTTTGCGGCAAACTCTCATGTTCGTCGAAGACTGAAGTTTCACTGAAAATTCTTGAAAAACTTCCTGAGCTTTTAAGAAAGTCCGACTGGAACGTAACCGCGGCAATATGTAAAAACAGGATAATATCTCTTGAAAAAGGGGACACTTGCGATAAAATTTTCGGGATAGCCGTTGATATCGGCTCATCCAAGGTCATATGCCATCTTGTAAACCTCATTACAGGCGAGACCGTTGAACGTGCGAATTCCGAAAACCCCCAGGTTATGTTTGGAGAGGATATCGTTTCAAGGATAACTTATGCCTCAAAGGAGCCTGAAAACCTGAAAAAACTCCAGAGGCTTGTCATCGATACGATAAACTCGCTGATTGACACTGTATGTAAGAACGGCGGTGTCCTGCATGAAAACATTTACGAGCTTGTTTTCGTTGGAAATTCAGTTATGCATCATCTTTTTCTTGGGATTACACCGAAATACATAGGTGTCGCACCTTTCATTCCGGCTGTAGGAAACCTTATCAGCTTCCAGGCTAAGGAGCTCGGTGTAAATATCAACGAAGAAGGGTTTATCACCGCTGTTCCCCTTATAGGCGGGTTTATCGGCTCTGATGCTGTTGCAAACCTTCTTATCACAAAGATTTACGAAACGGACGAGGTAAGTCTTGTAATCGATATAGGGACCAATACTGAGATCCTACTTGGAAATTCAAAGGGCATTATGGCCTGTTCAACGCCTTCGGGGCCCTCTTTTGAAGGAGCACATATAAGCTCGGGGATGAAGGCCGTAAGCGGTGCAATCGAGAGCGTGAAGATTGAAGAAAATGACGTCACCTTTACGACAATAGACAATGCAAAGCCCAAAGGCATCTGCGGTAGCGGCATTATCGACCTTGTCGCCTGTATGTACAATGCGGGAATTATAACGAGAACGGGCAAGTTCAAAGACAAGAGTAACCCCAGAATTAAAGAGGGTGAAAAATCTCCCGAGTACATAATCGCCGAAGGCAAATACACCGAAAACGGCAAGGACATCACAATCACGGAAAAGGACATCAATGAATTCCTTCTTGCAAAGGGCTCCATCCGGTCGGGCTGGAAAATCCTTCATGAAAAGTATGGAATTGACCCCATGAATGTTGACAAGGTATACCTTGCGGGCTCCTTCGGGACACATGTCAATATTGAGAATGCGATTACACTTGGTATAATTCCCGGTATAGACAGAAAGAACATCGTCTTCGCCGGAGAGACTGCAGTGGGAGGAGCAAAAATAGCTCTGAAATCTCTTTTTGAGCGTGATAAGCTCGAAAAAATCCTCAAGGAAGTTGAGTATATAGAACTCTCGGTAGAGTCTTCGTTCAGCTCCCAGTATTTAAAGTCTATCCCAATAACGGGCGCATAG
- a CDS encoding MFS transporter — MANSKLLSPDSPLVIITIMSIFFLLMGFGTITPALDVIMKAFPDLSISTFYLISTLPSLILVPGSMIAGAIAGTKVKYKVLALIGIALFTLGGIAPVFLDDFSVILLNRAIFGFGIGMLYPLGSALILGLYEGEMQARLLGMGTIVMNIGGIVLQFFGGYFASFGWHASFWAHAFAIISFILVLLFLPEPNKSVQEENGDKPKEKVRVPSSVWALSLIWGFTVLMLYPVLLNMSTFMDINSLGGSAVAGIVLSFFTVGGMIAGVIFSKMTKLKATRRYLLTIAMFAVSLGLGLVLYGGNIVLVTIGISFVGIGFSTMYPGVLMLIGLIVTPDALAKSTAIMTICMGIFEFISGYWIELIGDLTGDAIAMPLFVGMVIVAVCAVISIFINPYPKNDVANKSGESS; from the coding sequence ATGGCTAATTCAAAATTACTCAGTCCTGATTCACCGCTTGTCATAATTACGATAATGTCAATCTTTTTCCTGCTGATGGGTTTTGGTACAATCACACCGGCTCTTGACGTTATAATGAAGGCGTTTCCGGACCTTTCTATAAGTACATTTTACCTGATATCAACGCTGCCGTCGCTGATACTTGTACCGGGGTCTATGATTGCCGGTGCTATCGCCGGAACCAAGGTAAAATACAAAGTGCTTGCACTTATCGGTATTGCACTGTTTACCCTCGGAGGTATCGCTCCTGTATTCCTTGACGACTTCTCGGTAATCCTTCTGAACAGGGCCATATTCGGGTTTGGTATCGGTATGCTGTACCCGCTTGGAAGTGCCCTTATACTTGGTCTGTATGAAGGTGAAATGCAGGCAAGGCTGCTTGGAATGGGAACAATCGTCATGAACATCGGTGGTATTGTTCTCCAGTTCTTCGGAGGATATTTCGCAAGTTTCGGATGGCACGCAAGTTTCTGGGCCCACGCTTTTGCAATAATATCGTTCATTTTAGTTCTGCTCTTTCTGCCTGAACCAAACAAATCAGTCCAGGAAGAGAATGGCGACAAGCCCAAGGAAAAAGTCAGAGTACCGTCTTCGGTATGGGCCCTGTCCCTTATATGGGGTTTCACTGTCCTTATGCTCTACCCTGTCCTTCTGAACATGTCCACGTTTATGGATATCAACTCTCTCGGAGGGTCGGCTGTTGCAGGTATCGTACTTTCATTCTTCACGGTAGGCGGAATGATTGCGGGAGTTATATTCAGCAAAATGACGAAGCTTAAGGCGACACGCAGGTATCTTCTTACAATCGCCATGTTTGCTGTTTCCTTAGGTCTGGGCCTCGTGCTCTACGGAGGAAACATTGTCCTCGTAACTATCGGTATATCGTTTGTTGGTATAGGCTTCTCGACGATGTATCCCGGAGTTCTGATGCTCATCGGCCTTATAGTAACACCTGATGCTCTTGCCAAATCAACAGCTATAATGACAATCTGCATGGGTATATTTGAGTTCATTTCCGGATACTGGATTGAGTTAATCGGTGACCTGACAGGGGACGCAATTGCAATGCCATTGTTCGTGGGCATGG
- a CDS encoding uroporphyrinogen decarboxylase family protein: MDTDELRRERLERLEAVMKGKEPDRVPIIASTNVFHAHYCGYTSKDVILNPELNIKAAVKTGQDFDFDSFAPLIGLDGSFMTIPFINSAPSIGPATRMMEAPFHSVLKDVFTKWPGIELSDDASPQFIGREIMKPDEYDSYIEDPLGFLHGTALPRMCSALKDPGSPEYNGAMAEYGAAVQKKSEDNAKLFMALGECGYPSIPQASGYAPLDFISDFLRDIKNMILDFYRNGDKVKEAIDATTPLIIEEARVSGNIPPEVQKACGTDLIKCFFPLHLNEYLNPKLYNEYYWPSLLKVFKTVIDMGQTPYVMFEGRHDAHLETLLDIPKKKLVGYFDKTDPRRVREAVGDHIILMSGPPNSLLIGGTPQKVDDYMKSMLDDCKEGGMIITPGVEGGISGGAKPENVKALIEAVHKYGKY, from the coding sequence ATGGATACAGATGAACTGCGCCGTGAAAGGCTTGAAAGGCTTGAAGCTGTTATGAAAGGAAAGGAGCCTGACAGGGTGCCTATAATCGCTTCAACAAATGTGTTTCACGCCCATTATTGCGGGTATACATCAAAGGATGTTATCCTCAACCCTGAGCTTAATATAAAGGCTGCGGTTAAAACCGGTCAGGACTTCGATTTTGATTCCTTTGCACCGCTTATCGGACTTGACGGCTCTTTTATGACCATACCGTTCATAAACTCGGCTCCGTCAATAGGTCCTGCCACCAGGATGATGGAGGCGCCTTTCCACAGTGTTTTAAAGGACGTATTTACGAAATGGCCCGGAATCGAGCTTTCAGACGACGCTTCCCCCCAGTTTATCGGCCGGGAGATAATGAAGCCTGACGAGTACGACAGTTACATAGAAGACCCTCTCGGCTTCCTTCACGGGACTGCACTTCCGAGGATGTGCTCAGCCTTAAAGGACCCCGGCTCTCCGGAGTACAACGGAGCTATGGCCGAGTATGGTGCTGCAGTACAGAAAAAATCCGAAGACAACGCGAAGCTTTTTATGGCACTTGGCGAATGCGGCTATCCTTCTATACCACAGGCAAGCGGCTACGCTCCTCTTGACTTCATAAGCGACTTTCTGCGTGACATAAAGAACATGATTCTTGATTTCTACAGAAACGGCGACAAAGTCAAAGAGGCAATCGATGCGACAACGCCTCTTATCATCGAAGAGGCAAGGGTTTCAGGAAATATCCCGCCTGAAGTTCAGAAGGCCTGCGGAACTGACCTCATAAAGTGCTTCTTCCCGCTGCACTTAAACGAATATCTCAACCCGAAACTTTACAACGAATATTACTGGCCTTCCCTTCTGAAGGTATTCAAAACTGTTATCGATATGGGACAGACGCCTTATGTAATGTTTGAAGGCAGGCATGATGCACACCTTGAGACGCTTCTTGACATTCCGAAAAAGAAACTTGTAGGTTACTTCGACAAGACAGACCCGAGAAGAGTCAGGGAAGCTGTCGGTGATCATATCATTCTCATGAGCGGCCCGCCGAATTCGCTTTTGATTGGCGGAACACCCCAGAAAGTGGATGATTACATGAAGAGTATGCTTGACGACTGCAAGGAAGGCGGAATGATAATTACGCCTGGTGTTGAGGGAGGAATCTCCGGAGGCGCCAAGCCCGAGAACGTGAAGGCCCTTATCGAGGCTGTCCACAAGTATGGAAAGTACTGA
- a CDS encoding B12-binding domain-containing protein, whose translation MTDKRKEFVDALIDFDESKCIEILNQRIADKEDPKLIIEDVRKATDIVGQRFEEGRFFVSDLMMTGEILSQIMGVLKPVFGDSQMESIGTVVIGTVEGDVHDIGKNIIIALLEAEGFKVVDLGVDQPADAFIKAIQENKPDIVALSGLLTEATESMKNIVEKITEAGLRDKVKIVVGGGRTDEETMKYTGADEWSDDATSGVKKFRKLVEAN comes from the coding sequence ATGACAGACAAGAGAAAAGAATTCGTTGATGCGTTAATCGACTTTGATGAGTCGAAATGCATTGAGATTCTAAACCAGAGAATAGCAGACAAGGAAGACCCTAAACTGATAATCGAAGACGTAAGAAAGGCTACAGACATTGTAGGTCAGAGATTTGAGGAAGGAAGGTTCTTTGTTTCCGATCTCATGATGACCGGAGAGATACTCTCGCAGATTATGGGGGTTTTAAAGCCCGTATTCGGCGACAGCCAGATGGAGAGTATCGGAACTGTTGTCATAGGAACAGTCGAGGGAGATGTACACGACATCGGGAAGAACATCATAATAGCTCTTCTCGAGGCTGAAGGCTTTAAGGTTGTAGACCTTGGCGTAGACCAGCCGGCAGACGCCTTTATAAAGGCTATTCAGGAGAATAAACCTGATATCGTCGCATTAAGCGGACTTCTTACCGAAGCTACCGAGTCCATGAAAAACATTGTCGAAAAGATTACGGAAGCAGGTCTTCGCGACAAGGTAAAGATTGTAGTGGGCGGCGGAAGGACAGACGAAGAGACCATGAAGTACACCGGTGCCGACGAATGGTCGGACGATGCAACATCGGGTGTAAAAAAGTTCAGAAAGCTTGTGGAGGCGAACTAA
- a CDS encoding B12-binding domain-containing protein: MTDVREEFVNALIDFDESKCMDILNKRIADKEDPKLIIEDVRKATDIVGKRFEEGRFFVSDLMMTGEILSQIMEVLKPVFGDSQMENIGTVVIGTVEGDVHDIGKNIIIALLEAEGFKVIDLGVDQPADSYINAIRESNPDIVALSGLLTEATESMKNIVEKITEAGLREKVKIVVGGGRTDEETMKYTGADEWSDDATSGVKKFRQLVEA; the protein is encoded by the coding sequence ATGACAGACGTAAGAGAAGAATTTGTAAACGCACTTATCGACTTTGACGAGTCTAAGTGCATGGATATTTTAAACAAGAGAATTGCGGACAAGGAAGACCCGAAACTCATAATTGAGGATGTAAGGAAAGCCACGGATATCGTAGGCAAGAGATTTGAGGAAGGAAGATTCTTTGTTTCAGACCTTATGATGACAGGTGAAATCCTTTCACAGATTATGGAAGTCTTAAAGCCTGTGTTCGGCGACAGCCAGATGGAGAACATCGGTACAGTTGTTATCGGCACAGTTGAGGGAGATGTCCACGACATCGGAAAGAACATCATCATAGCTCTGCTTGAAGCGGAAGGCTTTAAGGTTATAGACCTTGGTGTGGACCAGCCTGCTGATTCATATATTAACGCAATCAGGGAGAGCAACCCTGACATCGTTGCATTAAGCGGACTTCTGACAGAAGCCACTGAGTCGATGAAAAACATTGTCGAGAAGATAACTGAAGCAGGTCTTCGCGAGAAGGTAAAGATTGTCGTAGGTGGCGGAAGGACAGACGAGGAGACCATGAAGTATACAGGTGCTGACGAATGGTCTGATGATGCAACCTCAGGAGTTAAGAAGTTCAGACAGCTTGTGGAGGCTTGA
- a CDS encoding uroporphyrinogen decarboxylase family protein encodes MEPTEIYKEKLARLEAVIKGKTPDRTPMTSMVSTFHAHYSGYKSNDVIYDYNKNKECVINFLKDFDLDSLTVLTGLEATFMSISLMKNAPGVIPSARFMQPYFHDALGDIFTKWPGMELGDDTAPQFIGSEIMKLDEYDQFIANPTDFLNTVALPRICKNLSNPGSAQAIGAMAKYGAELQRFGAAQGELIQAMATECGVPTFPTAWSYAPLDFLGDFMRDIKHIVLDFYRHGDKVKEATKAITPYLIESAKVTGQVPPEMQKALGTDVVQCFFPLHLNEYLNPKLYDEYYWPALREVLEEVIKMGQTPFILFEGRHDAHLESLLELPKGKVIGVFDKTDPRKVREVIDDHVILSYGAPNSLLIGGTPEKVDSYMKSMLDDCKDGGMLVYLGVDGGISGDAKPENVRAAIDAVKKYGTY; translated from the coding sequence ATGGAGCCAACTGAAATATACAAGGAAAAGCTGGCAAGGCTTGAGGCTGTCATCAAGGGAAAGACCCCTGACAGGACTCCGATGACTTCAATGGTGAGCACATTTCATGCTCATTATTCCGGGTATAAATCAAACGATGTCATATACGACTACAACAAGAACAAGGAATGTGTTATTAATTTCCTGAAAGACTTCGACCTTGACTCACTGACTGTTCTTACGGGTCTTGAAGCGACATTCATGAGCATCAGCCTCATGAAAAACGCACCAGGGGTCATTCCTTCGGCAAGGTTCATGCAGCCGTACTTCCACGATGCTCTCGGGGACATTTTCACAAAATGGCCGGGCATGGAACTTGGAGACGACACAGCTCCCCAGTTTATCGGAAGCGAAATCATGAAGCTGGATGAGTATGACCAGTTCATAGCAAATCCGACTGATTTCCTGAACACTGTAGCACTTCCGAGAATCTGCAAGAACCTTTCAAACCCCGGCTCTGCCCAGGCAATCGGAGCTATGGCAAAATACGGGGCGGAACTTCAGAGATTCGGCGCTGCGCAGGGCGAGCTTATTCAGGCTATGGCAACCGAATGCGGTGTGCCTACATTCCCGACAGCATGGAGCTATGCTCCTCTTGATTTCCTCGGGGACTTCATGCGTGATATAAAGCACATTGTTCTTGACTTCTACAGGCACGGTGACAAGGTCAAAGAGGCAACTAAAGCTATCACACCTTACCTTATCGAGTCTGCAAAAGTAACTGGTCAGGTTCCGCCGGAGATGCAGAAAGCTCTCGGCACGGATGTTGTCCAGTGCTTCTTCCCGCTTCACTTAAACGAATACTTAAACCCGAAGCTCTACGACGAGTACTACTGGCCTGCACTCAGGGAAGTCCTTGAAGAAGTAATCAAGATGGGACAGACACCGTTCATCCTCTTTGAAGGAAGACACGATGCACACCTTGAGTCACTCCTTGAACTCCCGAAAGGAAAGGTTATCGGTGTGTTCGACAAGACCGACCCGAGAAAGGTCAGGGAAGTCATTGACGACCATGTAATACTTTCATACGGAGCTCCGAACTCGCTGCTTATAGGTGGAACCCCTGAGAAGGTCGACAGTTACATGAAGAGCATGCTTGATGACTGCAAGGACGGTGGTATGCTTGTTTACCTTGGTGTTGACGGAGGAATCTCCGGAGACGCAAAACCTGAGAACGTCCGTGCTGCAATTGATGCAGTCAAGAAATACGGTACATACTAA
- a CDS encoding B12-binding domain-containing protein, with product MTDKRKEFVDALIDFDESKCMDILNQRIADKEDPKLIIEDVRKATDIVGQRFEEGRFFVSDLMMTGEILSQIMEVLKPVFGDSQMENIGTVVIGTVEGDVHDIGKNIIIALLEAEGFKVIDLGVDQPADAFIKAIKENNPDIVALSGLLTEATESMKNIVEKITEAGLRDKVKIVVGGGRTDEETMKYTGADEWSDDATSGVKKFRKLVEAN from the coding sequence ATGACAGACAAAAGAAAGGAATTCGTCGATGCACTCATCGACTTTGACGAGTCGAAGTGCATGGATATTTTAAACCAGAGAATTGCAGACAAAGAGGACCCTAAACTTATAATCGAAGACGTAAGAAAGGCTACAGACATTGTAGGCCAGAGATTTGAGGAAGGGAGGTTCTTTGTTTCGGACCTCATGATGACCGGAGAGATACTCTCGCAGATTATGGAGGTTTTAAAGCCAGTATTCGGCGACAGCCAGATGGAAAACATTGGGACAGTTGTCATCGGAACAGTCGAGGGAGATGTCCACGACATCGGAAAGAACATCATCATAGCCCTTCTAGAGGCTGAAGGCTTCAAAGTCATAGACCTTGGCGTAGACCAGCCCGCAGACGCGTTCATTAAGGCCATTAAGGAGAACAACCCCGATATAGTTGCTCTGAGCGGTCTTTTAACGGAAGCTACCGAGTCCATGAAGAACATTGTCGAAAAGATAACGGAAGCAGGTCTTCGCGACAAGGTAAAGATTGTCGTTGGCGGCGGAAGGACAGACGAAGAGACCATGAAATACACAGGTGCCGACGAGTGGTCGGACGACGCAACGTCAGGTGTAAAGAAATTCAGAAAACTCGTGGAGGCGAACTAA
- a CDS encoding B12-binding domain-containing protein: MTDIRKEFVDALIDFDESKCMDILNKRIADKEDPKLIIEDVRKATDIVGQRFEEGRFFVSDLMMTGEILSQIMEVLKPVFGDSQMENIGIVVIGTVEGDVHDIGKNIIIALLEAEGFKVIDLGVDQPADAFIKAIKENKPDIVALSGLLTEATESMKNIIEEIKKAGLRDKVKIVVGGGRTDEETMKYTGADEWSDDATSGVKKFRKLVEAD, encoded by the coding sequence ATGACAGATATAAGAAAGGAATTTGTAGATGCACTCATCGACTTTGACGAGTCGAAGTGCATGGATATTTTAAATAAAAGAATTGCAGACAAAGAGGACCCTAAACTGATAATCGAAGACGTAAGAAAGGCTACAGATATTGTAGGCCAGAGATTTGAGGAAGGAAGGTTCTTTGTCTCCGATCTCATGATGACCGGAGAGATACTGTCGCAGATTATGGAGGTTTTAAAGCCAGTATTCGGCGACAGCCAGATGGAAAACATTGGGATAGTTGTCATCGGAACAGTCGAGGGAGATGTCCACGATATCGGAAAGAACATTATCATAGCTCTTCTCGAGGCTGAAGGCTTCAAAGTCATAGACCTTGGTGTGGACCAGCCGGCAGACGCGTTCATTAAGGCCATTAAGGAGAACAAACCTGATATCGTCGCGTTAAGTGGACTTCTGACCGAGGCTACCGAGTCCATGAAGAATATCATTGAAGAGATCAAAAAGGCAGGTCTCCGCGACAAGGTAAAGATTGTAGTGGGCGGCGGAAGGACAGACGAAGAAACCATGAAGTACACCGGTGCCGACGAATGGTCGGACGACGCAACGTCAGGTGTAAAGAAGTTCAGAAAGCTTGTGGAGGCGGACTAA
- a CDS encoding uroporphyrinogen decarboxylase family protein: protein MDAKEVYKEKITRLDNVIKGKTPDRTPVLGLMTLFQAHYSGYTAKEIFFNPEKNKKAILKVAKDFDMDSISAIGGLDATFMGLSLLKSSPELVPPAKFMLGNYHQILGDVFTKWPGIELEDDAHPQFIGSEIMKLDEYDQFIADPIGFLNSVALPRICKNLANPGSPKADAALSGYKAELAKSGAFQTDLVQSLAGQYGVPTLPMGWSYAPLDFVGDFMRDIKHVVLDFYRHGDKVKAAVDALTPYFIECAKVTGAIPPEVQKAAGTDIVECFFPLHLNEYLNPRLYDEYYWPSLRKVFEEVIKMGQTPYVLFEGRHDAHLETLLELPKGKVIGVFDKTDPRKVREVLDDHVVLAYGPPNSLLIGGTPQKVDSYMKSMLDDCKDGGMIVFPGVDGGISGNAKPENVKALIEAVKKYGTY, encoded by the coding sequence ATGGACGCAAAAGAAGTATATAAAGAGAAGATTACAAGGCTTGACAACGTCATCAAAGGAAAAACTCCTGACCGGACACCTGTACTGGGCCTTATGACGCTGTTTCAGGCGCACTATTCCGGATATACTGCAAAGGAGATATTTTTTAATCCGGAAAAAAACAAAAAGGCCATTCTGAAAGTTGCAAAAGACTTTGACATGGACAGTATCTCTGCCATAGGTGGCCTTGATGCGACATTCATGGGTTTAAGCCTCCTTAAAAGTTCACCTGAACTTGTCCCGCCTGCGAAGTTCATGCTTGGAAATTACCACCAGATACTTGGTGATGTCTTTACCAAATGGCCGGGCATCGAACTTGAGGATGATGCACACCCGCAGTTCATCGGGTCAGAGATTATGAAGCTTGACGAGTATGACCAGTTCATAGCAGACCCTATTGGATTTCTGAACTCGGTTGCACTCCCCAGAATATGCAAAAATCTTGCAAATCCCGGTTCTCCAAAGGCAGATGCTGCTCTTTCCGGTTATAAGGCAGAACTTGCAAAATCAGGCGCTTTCCAGACGGACCTCGTTCAGTCTCTTGCAGGCCAGTACGGTGTTCCTACTCTTCCCATGGGCTGGAGCTACGCACCTCTTGATTTTGTCGGGGACTTTATGCGTGACATTAAGCATGTGGTTCTTGATTTCTACAGGCACGGGGACAAGGTAAAAGCTGCCGTTGACGCACTGACACCTTACTTTATAGAATGTGCAAAAGTTACCGGTGCAATTCCGCCTGAAGTGCAGAAAGCCGCCGGAACGGATATTGTGGAGTGCTTCTTCCCGCTGCACTTAAACGAGTACCTGAACCCAAGGCTTTACGACGAGTATTACTGGCCGTCTCTGAGGAAAGTGTTTGAAGAAGTGATAAAGATGGGGCAGACTCCTTATGTCCTCTTCGAGGGCAGGCATGATGCCCATCTCGAGACGCTTCTTGAGCTTCCGAAAGGAAAAGTCATCGGTGTATTCGACAAGACAGACCCGAGAAAAGTCCGTGAAGTCCTTGATGACCATGTAGTCCTTGCATACGGGCCTCCAAACTCGCTTCTTATAGGAGGAACTCCCCAGAAGGTCGACAGTTATATGAAGAGTATGCTTGACGACTGCAAAGACGGCGGAATGATAGTTTTCCCCGGTGTTGACGGTGGAATATCCGGAAATGCAAAGCCCGAAAACGTAAAAGCTCTTATTGAGGCAGTAAAGAAGTACGGTACATACTAA